One Ictalurus furcatus strain D&B chromosome 7, Billie_1.0, whole genome shotgun sequence genomic window, ataatcacacactataataatcacacacatactataataattacacacactaataataatcactcactataataatcacactataataaacacactataataatcacacactataataatcacactaataatcacacactataatcacgctgtaataatcacacacactaatcacactataataatcacacacacactataataatcacacacacacactataatacactataacaatcacactataatacacactataataatcacacacacacacacacacactataataatcacacacacactaataatcaCTCACACTATAATaaacacactataataatcacacactataataatcacactaataatcacacactataatcacactataataatcacacactataatcacacactaataatcacactataataatcacacacatactataataatcacacactataataatcacacactatgatcacactataataatcacacacactaataatcactcacactataataatcacacactataatcacactataataatcacacactataatcacactataataaactcacacactataataatcacacacaataataatcacactataataatcacactaatcacacacactataataatcacacccTATAATAATTACTCACACCataataatcacactataacaatcacacacacacactataatactcacactataataatcacacacactataataatcacactataacaatcacacacacactataatactcacactataataatcacacacacacatactataataatcacacactataatactcacacactataataaccacacacactataataatcacacactataataatcgcacactaataatcacacactataataatcacactataataattactcacactataataatcacactataataatcacactataataatcacgctataacaatcacacacacactataatactcacactataataatcacactataataatcacacacacactaataatcacacacacacatactataataatcacacactataatactcacacactataataatcacacactaataatcacacactataataatcacactataataatcacacccTATAATAATTActcacactataataatcacactataataatcacatacactataataatcacactataataaacacactataataatcacacactataataatcacactaataatcacactataatcacacactaataatcacactataataatcacacacacactaataatcacacacatactataataatcacacactataataatcacacactatgatcacactaataatcacacacactaataatcactcacactataataatcacacactataatcacactaataatcacacactataatcacactataataaactcacacactataataatcacacacaataataatcacactataataatcacactaatcacacacactataataatcacacccTATAATAATTACTCACACCataataatcacactataacaatcacacacacacactataatactcacactataataatcacacacactataataatcacactataacaatcacacacacactataatactcacactataataatcacacacacacatactataataatcacacactataatactcacacactataataaccacacacactataataatcacacactataataatcgcacactaataatcacacactataataatcacactataataattactcacactataataatcacactataataatcacactataacaatcacacacacactctataatactcacactataataatcacactataataatcacacacacactaataatcacacacacacatactataataatcacacactataatactcacacactataataatcacacactaataatcacacactataataatcacactataataatcacacccTATAATAATTActcacactataataatcacactataataatcacatacactataataatcacactataataaacacactataataatcacacactataataatcacactaataatcacactataatcacactaataatcacactataataatcacacacacactaataatcacacacatactataataatcacacactataataatcacacactatgatcacactataataatcacacacactaataatcactcacactataataatcacacactataatcacactataataatcacacactataatcacactataataaactcacacactataataatcacacacaataataatcacactaatcacacacactataataatcacacccTATAATAATTACTCACACCataataatcacactataacaatcacacacacacactataatactcacactataataatcacacacactataataatcacactataacaatcacacacacactataatactcacactataataatcacacacacacatactataataatcacacactataatactcacacactataataaccacacacactataataatcacacactataataatcgcacactaataatcacacactataataatcacactataataatTACTCACACCataataatcacactataacaatcacacacacacactataatactcacactataataatcacacacactataataatcacactataacaatcacacacacactataatactcacactataataatcacacacacacatactataataatcacacactataatactcacacactataataaccacacacactataataatcacacactataataatcgcacactaataatcacacactataataatcacactataataattactcacactataataatcacactataataatcacactataataatcacacacactataataatcacactataacaatcacacgcacactctaTAATActcacactataataatcacactataatcacacacactaataatcacacactataataatcacacactaataatcacacactataataatcacactataataatcacacccTATAATAATTActcacactataataatcacactataataatcacatacactataataatcacactataatcacatacactataataatcacactataataatcacacacactataatcacactataataatcacactatactaaatcacacacacactataataatcacacacctGGAAGAGACTGGCTGCCTCTAGAGTTTTCTGGACATTGTCTTTGGTGATGTGCACTTTGCTAGTGTATGTGTAGTCCAGCAGTATCTTCATGTCCTCTGCATCGATTCCCTGAATGTTCACACACTGTTCATGTTTCTCTCGCAGGTCCGTACAGAACATCGCTCTGAAAATCAGAAAACAACCATAACTCACAGACACCAGATGTTTTACTGATTCATTTAGATCTGACATTGGACCGAGCTGTGAGGATATAGCCGTGGTGATACTGGGGAGAATGAACACATACCACCACGCTCCTCTCTAAATCCACAAGTGTAATCATACACATAAATAAGTGCATTACATGTCAGTTCATAACAAAAGCAGAACAAGAAGAAGCAGCAAAAACAGTGGTGTGTCCACTCTTGCTGGAGAtattcataaacacaaacaaaaaacagccacCATTTTGTGGCAGgtaagtaaaagaaaaagtagtttttaaatttttttccccacaaagtGAAAGGTGTGTAGTTATGTAGATGCAGTTCTACACTAAATGTTCGCATAGATTTCGTCATGAAACATCATGTTTATGTCATTAGAAACGTTTTGTCTCCCTGGACTGGTCCGTGCTGATCTTCTGAATGAGTCACTGACCCGCTGGTCCTCGGTCCACGCGCTGACTCACCTGAAGTACAAGCTGGCGGCGGCGAGGACAGCTCTGTGGCAGGAGAACTTCTCATCCTGGACGCTGAGGACCACATCGGTGAGGCAGTGGTCCAGACGCAGACCCTGGAGCTCAGCGTGGATCTGTGCCGAGAGACTCGAGTCGTTAAAGATCACACTCTCGTCATCCAGCCTCTCCTGAAGAGGGGTGTTCGTCAGTCCACCAGCTTCAGAACTTTCCATCTGTGCAGGAGAGTCTGAGCTTTTCTCAACAGAGTCGCTCATGGTTCCTTCACTCTGTGCACCACGGCTCTGACTGAGTGCACCGAGCGTTACAGCGTGTTACGAGCGCTGATGTTTTCAGCTCCTGCTCtgcttcctgttctcactttaGAGATCAGGTGCAAAAACAGGAAGTTTTGAAACTTCTCAAATCtgacacaaaccacacacacacacacacacacacacacacacgctcttcTTTATTCACAGCCGTCTTCTGGGAAGTTCCCTTAAAACAGTCTCTGTTTATGCAACATGTCTGTACAAATAACGGTTGTCTTCTGAAACATGGTTTCCCACTGCTGAAAAGCAGCTTTTGCAAATTAGCATGTGATGTTAGCATCATGACTGTAGTTTTAAAATCCACCTGAAGGTGTCAAGTTTGATGTGCGTACTGTAGAATTACATCTTTAATACGCATCTTTTAATAcacaagaaacaacaacaaaaaaatcctagTTACATCTCTACACCTTCAGCCTCATTATAAACACCCAGAGCTAgaaatatgcatgaatatgcaaatttggaAACACCCCAATGTGCTCCTGCCATCCCTTTTAAGTTCAAACTAGTTCACGTTAGACTGAGGGATTTCAGTATCCTCATCCGCCTGAAAATATTGCagtgttaccatgacaaccaccaCCTGTTCATCACTAACATTAGCCGAGTTAGCTGTCTAGCTAGCTCGAGAAGCTGGTTCTGTAGGTTGCCAAGTCATTATCCTAAATAATTAGCATATTTGAAGAGGTTTAAGACAGAAATGTAACATCattgaatgaacacacacacgacaataaatacatcatttaaagaatttgacattttatcacCGATATCTGTAATCTTTAATGTTTACATGATAAGAATGATAAACATGCTCGTTGCATGATGCTGCTGAGCTCTGcggtctgattggtcagaaagtgcttattagttttctataacagcagatttgacagtagcgcaggtttatatataatgaACGCGCTCGTCCCGATATGttacggtttctatagtaacggctcgctCACTGGGGAGTGTACAGCGGACTGATGATAAACTGATTATAAAGGGTGTGTAATCACTGATGTGGTGACATTTTCTGgaatttatgtaacatttatggaaggagtctgcagTGTCAGCGCCTTGTAACAGTCACAGGGCGGAGATTAGCATACTGTCTCCGTGATTTTAACACACACTTACCTTCGTTTACACTTTTGTTTTCACATAGGTGGTATGTGTGTTCGAGCGACTCACCTCATAGCAACAAAGACGACATTAATGCTGATGTTACGCTCCAGCAgcagagatgaaaaaaaaaagcacagcatCGGATTCAGACTCTGCCGGCAGGTGCATCATGATGTCATCATCACAGCAGGTCTGTAGCTTTCCtgttactgtaacacacaccactctctattgctcaacacacacaccctgaccaAGAAGACACACACATGGCAAACATGGCactcaaacaaaaaaacacacacacttcttcctgactcaggtctttttttttaataataatttataaacaGAGGAGTGGGTTTGATCATGTTTCTGTATAAAAGGCAGCCTGGTgctgagtgagagacagagagagagagagagagagagagagagagagactgacacgGAGTGGAATTCAGTGGAGATTTcacaaaaaattataaaattttaAGGTAACAGTTAAAGAGGTTTAATTTTAAGTTATCAGATTGTTAgttgaaaaatgtaaaatatagttatacatgtacataaatataaaaaaaagagagaaaaacctCCTGGTTCCTTTTGCAGTGATGGAAAAACATCATATACAAAACCattaattagattagattcctAACACACGATCACACAGACACTACAGGGAGAGAAacgaaaagaaaataatgaaaaaacatcCACAACCTCCTCCGTTCCCCAAATGTGCTACAGAAGCCCAGAGAGGACATCGTGATGCTCCAGAATGTCctccatgatgatgatgatgatgataataataataataataataataagtgctTCCATAGaaataggaaaaaaacaaaagataaaaaaaaattaagaatttTTAGGGATGACACCAACGCTCAGGTGGTGTCTgatgtaaccatggcaacagtggtgatgatgggaaaaaaaaagatttattaatgtCTAGATTTATAAATCTTACAGTTTGtgagtttgttttcttttaatcacCGAGTTGGAGGTGTTTCTGGAATACTGAAAGAACAAtcatcttttgtttttattgggaatgggaatctctctctctcacacacacacacacacacacacaccttaaagaACCGCTCACACTGACAGGCTTTACTCCACTGTGTttgtaaacataacattttaattCATAAACTTTGATTTCCAGTAAAGTTTACATCCGCAGGTCTCGTCCTGTTTACACTGACAGGAGGCGGGGCCAATGCTGGAGACGTAAAATGGTTGGGGCAggcaaaacaggaaaaaaaaagtttacagagctcttttcttttatgcaaatgtTATACAAAGTGGGTGGGGCCAGCAATGGGCCTCGTGTGCTTGTCATGGTGATCGTCCCTGCGGCtcgacatacacacacacacacacacacacacctgctgagtCTGTCTAacagctttaataataataaaataatcaaatgtcTGCATTTCCATggcaacaaacacacacagtgtgtgctaggaggacacgcccacatctgaCCATGCAGCGGTTTGGTTGATTGCGTATAAacgataacacacacacacacacacacacagaataggGGGGCAGGGCATGTCCGGGGTTAGCGGCTGCTCTTCATGGCCTCCTTGGCAGCAAGGATGAGGGGGGTGAGACTGGACAGAGGCTTCGCTAACTTCAGGAACGAGTGCTGAGGAGTAAAACCACCAGACAGAGGCTCATTAACATCAAAGCATTTCCCAAATATAAAATATCGCTTCCTACAgcatgtgtacagtgtgtgtgtgtgtgtgtagtgaccTGCAGCAGCTCTTTGCCGCTCCCTCTCTTCTCCACGTCCATCTCCAGACAGCGGTTGAGGAAATCTCTGAAGATTGGAGACAGTTTCTCAGGGTTCTGCAACTCTGGAGTTCCGTTAGTGGCGATGAGGTACAGGGCCTGGGGGAGGAACACCAGCTAGCCTTAGCAACCTGATTATCTTTGTAGAACCGCTCTCTGATAAAAAGGGCGGAGCTTCAGTGGAACTGGATCAGCCAAGCAGAAAATTGATCATGTGACTCAAAGAGTCTTCTCAATTATCTCACAATTAAACAGCATCTATAATCATATAAtacaatgctgtgtgtgtgtgtgtgtgtgtgtataccctCAGTGGGTTCTCATTGAGGTATGGTGGTTCTCCCTCCACCATCTCTATAGCCATGATGCCCAGAGACCAGATGTCCACTTTTGGTCCGTACGCTTTGCGGGTCACAACCTCAGGGGCCATCCAGTACGGCGTTCCCACCATCGTACTGCGCTTACTCTGCTCTGGAGTGATCTGAGCGCAGAACCCAAAATccgctgcacacacacacacacacacgagcacgcACAGTTAGACAAACGGCACACTCTTCTTATGACATTACAGGTTTGTGTGTATCTACAGGTCAGGGGTTTAGTATGAACGGATTAACACTGCTAATGACACCTGCCACCATACCTTTTATGGACATGGTGGGTAGGGTGTAGGGTACAGGGTTTAGTGTACAGGGATTAGGGTGTAGTGTACAGGGTGTAGGCTACATGGTGTAAAGTGTACTCACTGAGTTTAACAGAGCCGTCCATGCCCAGCAGCACGTTGTCGCTCTTGATGTCGCGGTGAATCACCTGATTAGCGTGCAGGAACTCCAGCGCCTGCAGACACTATACACACAAAACACGGCCTTAATTACCCTTTATTACTCATTCATTACTCGTTaattacaggtgtgtgtgtgtgtgtctgagagagagtaGTCAGTACCTCTCGGCACACAGCAGCGATCTGAGCTTCATCCATACATGTCTCCGTAACGACATCAGTCAGCGAACCACCGGCTAAATACTCCATCACCACAAACAGCTCCTCCCCCACCaggaaactacacacacacacacacacacacacacacaaagagacacacacacatagaccaAAATAAACACACTCATATCTCTGTATTTATGTACAGATCTGTGTAATAAGTGAACATTGAAGAACAgcagctgtgtgtaaataagtgATATTTTTTACAGACGCAGTACAGGTGTAGTAAAGATATAATACACATTAGTAAACGCACCTGTCTAAGAAGTTGACGATGTTGGGGTTCCTCATCTCTTTCATCACCAGGATCTCATTAATGATCAGTTCCTTCTTCGGCTGCTTCTGCAAGTTAATCTGCTTTATAgccacctgtacacacacacacacacacacacagctgaaataTAATATACCTGTCAAATAATGTACAGGTGGATTATTTAGCATGTTTCGCTAAATGCTAACTCACCTCCTGTCCTGTAGCGACGTCGATGGCAGTAAACACAGTACCCGACGcactgaggacacacacacacacacacattaaacagtGCATCTGCTGAAACTGCAGCTAAAGTCGATGacaccagcagggggcactagagtgtgtgtttagaggcaggacagtaaaataaacagatCTGAGAATTACACTAACGTTAAAATAACGTTACACTAACACTCACCCCTGTCCGATTTTCTCGTATCGTGTGTATTTCTTCTTTGGGTCTCCGATGCTCACTATCGTCCCTGAAAGCATACGGAGGAGTGTGAGATCAGGGCAGAGGCCATGCCCacttacatcatcatcatcacacacatacacacacgtcacAAATCCTCATCACACTGTCGTACTCAGTTTATCCATAATCTCCTCATCAGTcatctttccttttcctttcttctgttTATCTGCAGATTTGGAGGCATCTGGAGGAGGCAGAGGGTCGATCATCGATGGACGAGTGAGAACCTGTGCAGttaccattacacacacacacacacacatacacaccggACTTTCAGGGaattcattacaaataaagtgTACAATAATGATgcttataaatcattatttataatgttttatgtcacaacatttaaaacaaataaataaaaatttctaaAGTTCTAATACGAACACTAGCTAGTTAATAATATATGAAACGGAGACAAAATGTCTGACGTtttcataaaaatacaaatcagAGCTGGGGTTCTAATGTATTTCTGGTGTTTGGGACAGAACAAAAATGGCTGAAtttctaataaaaatgtttctggAACGGAGCCATAACATTCTCCAATCAGAATCAGAGCTTGTCTTTCTAAAAGGAAAATCACCAACCCTTATTTCTGGTGTTTATGATGGAACCAAAATGACTGACGTTATATTGAGAAGCTTACCTCGGCAGTGTGAGCacagtgtgtggagtgtgtgagaAACACACAGATGAACATGTGACACTCACTGATATAGTGTGTTCAGGTCGAGGAGCCACCAcagggggtggagcttcatcatcatcatcatcatcatctttaacACCACCAGGTACCGGCTCTGAGCCCTTCTTCACCGGGGGAGCATCCTTatctgagagacagacagggagtgAGACAGCTGGCCTGTGAAGCTGAGTGAGACAGTGaaagtgagacagtgagagattgAGACAGCTGACCTGTGAAgctgagtgtgagagtgagaaagtgagacagcTGACCTGTAAAgctgagtgagacagtgagacagctgaCCTGTGAAGCTGAGTGAGacaatgagagtgagacagtgagagagtgagacagctgaCCTGTAAAGCTAAgtaagacagtgagagagtgagacagctgaCCTGTGAAgctgagtgagacagtgagagtgagacagctgaCCTGTGAAgctgagtgagacagtgagagtgagacagtgagagagtgagacagctgaCCTGTGAAgctgagtgagacagtgagaaagtgagacagcTGACCTGTAAAgctgagtgagacagtgagacagctgaCCTGTGAAgctgagtgagacagtgagacagctgaCCTGTGAAgctgagtgagacagtgagagtgagacagctgaTCTGTAAAGCTGAGtaagacagtgagagtgagacagctgaCCTGTGAAgctgagtgagacagtgagagagtgagacagctgaCATGTGAAgctgagtgagacagtgagagtgagacagtgagagagtgagacagctgaCCTGTAAAGCTGAGtaagacagtgagacagctgaCCTGTGAAGCTGAGTGAGACAgtaagagtgagacagtgagagagtgagacagctgaCCTGTGAAGCTGAGGTATTTCTGCTTCCCGTTTCCGGTTGAGTCATAGAACTTGAGCACATCGAGGACGGCCTGTGGGTTCTTCTTCTGCTCCGACTTGGTGATGTTGGAGGTCTGGAGGAGCCGCGCCCACTGCTCCGGCATTCCCTAACCacccacagacagacagacagatccaagagagaatgagaaattaAACTGGAATTGAAAAAGTCAGATTCAAAGTGATTTTCTCTGTTCACACTgccataaaaacatatttaaaccaCTTTCACCTGCAGCGTGAACACATCATGTCTCAAtggtgcatatgtgtgtgtgtgtgtgtgtgtgtgtgtgagagagactcaCGGTGAACTCGCCCGTCACGGCATCAAACCCTACGTGAATAGTGTGCTCAAAATCTGAGGGATGTGAAATCTCTGGCCTCTCCTTATCCTTATCCTTACGCTTCCCTACTGTCAGgatgaagagagacagagagagagaggggagggaggtCAGAGTAAAAGTCAGTGAGAAACGTGATTTAGGATAAAACGTTAAAATGCTCATCACAGTGTAAACTAACGACACATGAACTTTTGGAACAGAgccttaaaatgtaaataaggtCTCAGCcccagtgcatgctgggtaacgTGGTCTCTCTCTGACCTTTCTCGGCGGAGAAGATGGAGTAGATGCCTTTGcgtgtttttttctcctcagggACAGAGGGCAGTGGTTTTGGGACGCCATCTTTACTACTGCTGCTCATCCTGaccgggggggcggggggtttATCCTCCAACTCTCCGTTATCAcacatcacactcacacacacacacacacacacacacacacacacacacacacacacagtcacagggATTCACAGGGCAACCTGCAGGGGGCAGCAGAGTTTATCATCAATCTACAGTTACAATATTATTAATCACACAAAGAATCCcttagtgcttggacccctaattaTGCAGTAATTACTGGATGGTGATGTACatagcggtgtgtgtgtgtgtgtgtgtgtgagagagattatTGAGCAGGTCAGCATGTTTAAACATGTAGCTAATGGAGTGAGATGATGGACAGGATAACAGACGGGTGTGTCGCTCTTGTCTATCACATGCTCAATCTCCATCAACACGCCCATATATGGTCAAATCCTGTCTCACTTCATGAAGAGCAATCCAAAAATCAAACACACCACAACCACAAACAGCTTCCTGTTtctgatttcacacacacacacacacacacacacacacacacactgcagaaatgcCTTGGTGAAGTCGACTCGATCTAACACACTTCAGTTACCtgagacagaaataaaacaatatgaaCTTACATTAAATGTCCATGAAGActccacccccccaaaaaacacctTTAGTCAATACACGTCACCTGAATTCAATACAAACAGGAAAATCTGATATCCTCAGTGTTATATCTAGCTGGGAGGAGTCTCTGTTCAGCCCCGCCCCTAAGTACACGCCCAGGCGGCCAGCTCAGGCTCGAGTCTTGTAGGGTTAAAAGTTGATATGAACTGTACAGCTCTATAACCTGATAAACTTTACACTAATGCTAACATCATAATCATTAATATCACCTACATCAAATCTTCCACATGTACCCCCTGATCACACTGAGGTTCTACACTACACAGAACCCTGATCATtctacagaacaaaaaaaaacacacaaaaatggtcATACCTCAGTGTTAAACGTCCACTTCAGACCTCACAAGTCACGCAAACGTTAACTAGAGAGCATATACTgaacacggagagagagagagggagagcttACCCTCACTGCAGTGCTCCAACCaacctctgtgtgtttgtgcgtgtgtgtgtggggcctTCAGTACACCAGAGTGCACACTCTCCACAAGGGCAAGTCAGAGCAAGCAGCCTTCATTCCAGAGCAcgagtactctctctctctctctctctgtctctccctctccctctctctgcgcATGTGTGGTGGAGGAGTGAGCGTG contains:
- the pak2a gene encoding serine/threonine-protein kinase PAK 2a isoform X2; this translates as MCDNGELEDKPPAPPVRMSSSSKDGVPKPLPSVPEEKKTRKGIYSIFSAEKGKRKDKDKERPEISHPSDFEHTIHVGFDAVTGEFTGMPEQWARLLQTSNITKSEQKKNPQAVLDVLKFYDSTGNGKQKYLSFTDKDAPPVKKGSEPVPGGVKDDDDDDDEAPPPVVAPRPEHTISVLTRPSMIDPLPPPDASKSADKQKKGKGKMTDEEIMDKLRTIVSIGDPKKKYTRYEKIGQGASGTVFTAIDVATGQEVAIKQINLQKQPKKELIINEILVMKEMRNPNIVNFLDSFLVGEELFVVMEYLAGGSLTDVVTETCMDEAQIAAVCRECLQALEFLHANQVIHRDIKSDNVLLGMDGSVKLTDFGFCAQITPEQSKRSTMVGTPYWMAPEVVTRKAYGPKVDIWSLGIMAIEMVEGEPPYLNENPLRALYLIATNGTPELQNPEKLSPIFRDFLNRCLEMDVEKRGSGKELLQHSFLKLAKPLSSLTPLILAAKEAMKSSR
- the pak2a gene encoding serine/threonine-protein kinase PAK 2a isoform X1; this translates as MCDNGELEDKPPAPPVRMSSSSKDGVPKPLPSVPEEKKTRKGIYSIFSAEKVGKRKDKDKERPEISHPSDFEHTIHVGFDAVTGEFTGMPEQWARLLQTSNITKSEQKKNPQAVLDVLKFYDSTGNGKQKYLSFTDKDAPPVKKGSEPVPGGVKDDDDDDDEAPPPVVAPRPEHTISVLTRPSMIDPLPPPDASKSADKQKKGKGKMTDEEIMDKLRTIVSIGDPKKKYTRYEKIGQGASGTVFTAIDVATGQEVAIKQINLQKQPKKELIINEILVMKEMRNPNIVNFLDSFLVGEELFVVMEYLAGGSLTDVVTETCMDEAQIAAVCRECLQALEFLHANQVIHRDIKSDNVLLGMDGSVKLTDFGFCAQITPEQSKRSTMVGTPYWMAPEVVTRKAYGPKVDIWSLGIMAIEMVEGEPPYLNENPLRALYLIATNGTPELQNPEKLSPIFRDFLNRCLEMDVEKRGSGKELLQHSFLKLAKPLSSLTPLILAAKEAMKSSR